One window of the Grus americana isolate bGruAme1 chromosome 13, bGruAme1.mat, whole genome shotgun sequence genome contains the following:
- the LOC129212174 gene encoding arylamine N-acetyltransferase, pineal gland isozyme NAT-10: protein MNLEEYFARTGYKGSLEKQDLETLTDIFQHHIRAVPFENLSIHCGEKITLELEHVYNKIVRRKRGGWCMENNQLLGWVLKCLGYDASFLGAYVFNPHQNAYASIMTHLLVKVVIDGKAYIVDGGFGVSYQMWQPMELMSGKDQPQAPGVFRFTEKNAIWYLEKMRRKQYIPNQNFSNSDLLEKKECRKVYMFSLEPRTVEDFRFQCTYLQTSPDSLFTKKSICTLQTTDGFRALIGWTLTETTYNYKENMDLVEFVTLEDEEVEKTLKEKFNITLDKKLVPINVKGVYTI, encoded by the coding sequence ATGAACCTTGAAGAGTATTTTGCGAGAACTGGCTATAAAGGTTCCCTTGAAAAACAAGATTTGGAAACCTTAACTGATATATTCCAGCACCACATCCGTGCTGTTCCCTTCGAAAACCTCAGCATCCATTGTGGGGAGAAAATTACTTTGGAGTTGGAGCACGTTTATAACAAAATCGTGCGGAGGAAGCGGGGTGGCTGGTGCATGGAAAACAACCAGCTGTTGGGCTGGGTCCTGAAATGCCTCGGGTACGACGCCAGCTTTCTGGGAGCGTATGTGTTCAATCCACATCAAAACGCATACGCCAGCATCATGACCCACCTCCTTGTAAAGGTCGTTATCGATGGCAAAGCCTACATTGTTGATGGAGGCTTTGGTGTATCCTATCAGATGTGGCAACCGATGGAGCTTATGTCGGGGAAAGACCAGCCCCAGGCTCCCGGCGTCTTTCGCTTCACGGAAAAAAACGCCATCTGGTATCTTGAGAAAATGAGACGGAAACAATATATCCCCAATCAAAATTTCTCTAATTCTGAtcttctggagaaaaaagaGTGTCGGAAAGTTTATATGTTCAGCCTTGAGCCACGGACAGTGGAAGATTTCCGTTTCCAGTGCACGTACCTTCAGACGTCTCCAGATTCCCTCTTTACAAAGAAGTCCATCTGCACCCTCCAGACCACCGATGGCTTTCGAGCGCTAATTGGGTGGACACTCACTGAGACCACATACAACTACAAGGAAAATATGGATCTGGTGGAATTTGTAACTCTCGAAGACgaagaggtggaaaaaacaCTCAAAGAAAAATTCAACATAACCCTAGACAAAAAACTTGTCCCAATTAATGTCAAAGGAGTTTACACAATCTAG